In Romeriopsis navalis LEGE 11480, a single window of DNA contains:
- a CDS encoding VOC family protein, which translates to MTNTAPKPTIGIGTLRAIHHIALNVQDMGRSRQFYGQVLGLHELTGDEVPSTLKDLVAAGKVANFRLPDGLILDLFGEPELAPPHADPKQQFTRANHLAFDIAPELFDSAVEVLHHHNVLIDHGPVSRPTGRGIYFYDPDGFQLEIRCDAV; encoded by the coding sequence ATGACAAACACTGCACCCAAACCGACGATCGGTATCGGTACTCTCCGGGCCATCCATCACATTGCATTGAATGTTCAAGATATGGGGCGATCACGCCAATTCTACGGCCAAGTGCTGGGACTCCATGAACTTACTGGTGATGAAGTGCCGAGCACATTAAAAGATCTTGTCGCAGCGGGTAAGGTGGCAAATTTTCGTCTACCGGATGGTCTAATTCTTGATTTGTTTGGTGAACCAGAACTCGCACCACCCCATGCCGACCCAAAACAGCAATTCACCCGTGCGAATCATCTGGCATTTGACATTGCGCCAGAGCTGTTTGACTCAGCCGTAGAAGTTTTACACCATCACAATGTGCTGATTGATCATGGCCCGGTCAGCCGACCCACTGGACGCGGCATTTACTTCTATGACCCCGATGGATTTCAGTTGGAAATTCGCTGTGATGCGGTCTAG
- the pgr5 gene encoding cyclic electron transport protein PGR5, which produces MFAPIVLLVAQVLGRKELNQMRGKAIAAHSKVITKVCNRFGIDTKSRQSMIRTARDNGKKLGLLA; this is translated from the coding sequence ATGTTTGCACCCATCGTTTTGCTAGTCGCTCAAGTGCTTGGTCGTAAGGAACTGAATCAGATGCGTGGTAAGGCCATCGCCGCTCATTCCAAAGTGATCACGAAGGTCTGCAATCGGTTTGGCATTGATACGAAATCCCGTCAAAGCATGATTCGGACGGCCCGCGACAATGGTAAGAAGCTCGGTTTGCTTGCCTAA